Proteins from a single region of Pseudodesulfovibrio portus:
- a CDS encoding SIR2 family NAD-dependent protein deacylase has protein sequence MSNHALENAAHALREARCAMAFTGAGISVESGVPPFRGPGGVWSKYDSGKFEKSYFRRHPDEVWPLLKEIFFDNFGRARPNPAHIALAELEGAGKLAGIVTQNIDGLHQAAGSGVVHEYHGSTRRMQCMTCRRFFDSADIPLETLPPPCPDCGGLLKPDFVFFGEGIPSNVHHAATELAKQAEVCLIIGTGGTVQPAGRIPYVVKSHGGILIEINLYDTEYSYRTSDYFLQGKAGWMTPMLVQAVLE, from the coding sequence ATGTCCAATCACGCCCTGGAAAATGCGGCCCATGCCCTGCGGGAGGCCCGGTGCGCCATGGCCTTCACCGGCGCGGGCATTTCCGTCGAGTCCGGGGTGCCGCCATTCCGCGGGCCCGGGGGCGTCTGGTCCAAGTACGACTCCGGCAAGTTCGAAAAGAGCTACTTCAGGCGTCATCCGGACGAGGTCTGGCCGCTCCTGAAGGAGATATTCTTCGACAATTTCGGTCGGGCCAGGCCCAACCCGGCGCACATCGCGCTGGCCGAACTGGAAGGCGCGGGAAAGCTTGCCGGTATCGTCACCCAGAACATCGACGGGCTGCATCAGGCCGCCGGGAGCGGGGTGGTCCACGAGTACCACGGCTCCACCCGGCGCATGCAGTGCATGACCTGCCGGAGGTTCTTCGACTCCGCAGACATACCCCTGGAAACCCTGCCTCCGCCCTGCCCGGACTGCGGCGGCCTGCTCAAGCCGGACTTCGTGTTCTTCGGCGAGGGCATCCCTTCAAACGTGCACCATGCCGCCACCGAGCTGGCCAAGCAGGCGGAAGTCTGCCTGATCATCGGCACGGGCGGCACGGTCCAGCCCGCCGGGCGCATTCCCTACGTGGTCAAGAGCCACGGCGGCATCCTCATCGAGATCAATCTCTACGACACCGAGTACAGCTATCGCACCAGCGACTACTTCCTGCAGGGCAAGGCGGGCTGGATGACGCCCATGCTGGTGCAGGCCGTGCTGGAGTAG
- a CDS encoding SurA N-terminal domain-containing protein, whose amino-acid sequence MNKRTKSALVVFAGLAVAFIVVGVFDYTDSYVGDRFRRAVEAYRTDEGESFSLDAFMEYYDWDSVCVVPTGSEQTFRTRAGTTYRHKAVTGQVWSLVFVKETYVVAEIPLERSFLTYPNNLEEHCFDRWHAMFRILKDTDGKLRLDYVGD is encoded by the coding sequence ATGAACAAGAGGACAAAAAGCGCACTGGTCGTATTCGCCGGGCTGGCCGTCGCCTTCATCGTGGTGGGGGTGTTCGACTATACCGACAGCTACGTGGGCGATCGTTTCCGGCGGGCCGTGGAGGCCTACCGCACAGACGAGGGCGAGAGCTTTTCGTTGGACGCGTTCATGGAATACTACGACTGGGATTCGGTCTGCGTGGTCCCGACCGGATCGGAGCAGACCTTCCGGACGCGGGCCGGGACGACCTACCGCCACAAGGCGGTCACGGGCCAGGTCTGGAGCCTGGTGTTCGTCAAGGAGACATACGTGGTGGCCGAGATTCCCCTTGAGCGGTCCTTCCTCACCTACCCCAACAATCTCGAAGAACACTGCTTCGATCGCTGGCACGCCATGTTCCGCATCCTCAAGGATACGGACGGGAAGCTGCGCCTGGACTACGTCGGGGACTAG